One segment of Candidatus Delongbacteria bacterium DNA contains the following:
- a CDS encoding glycosyltransferase family 2 protein — translation MDARVSIIVPLYNERESLEPLVKGIFQACLPLGLPCEIIAVDDGSTDGSLEVLKSLRSRDPRLRIISFRRNFGKSDALDAGFRAAQGELIFTMDADLQDDPKEIPRFVAKLNEGWDLVSGWKRRRHDPLSKTLPSKLFNAVTSRVSGVRLHDFNCGFKCYRREVTQALRVYGELHRFLPAIAHMIGFRVTEMEVEHHARPFGKSKYGARRFISGLLDLMTVVVTTRYIKKPLHFFGAPGLCFGFAGALINLWLTWQKLVCGQGLSNRPLLFLGILLMIVGLQLVSLGLIGEMISRSQKEPEYQVRERLG, via the coding sequence ATGGACGCGCGGGTCAGCATCATCGTGCCCCTCTACAACGAACGGGAATCCCTCGAGCCGCTGGTCAAGGGAATCTTCCAGGCCTGCCTGCCGCTGGGCCTGCCTTGCGAGATCATCGCCGTGGACGACGGCTCCACCGACGGTTCGCTGGAGGTGCTGAAAAGCCTGCGCAGCCGGGATCCGCGCCTGCGGATCATCTCCTTCCGGCGCAACTTCGGTAAGTCCGACGCGCTGGACGCCGGCTTCCGCGCGGCCCAGGGCGAGCTCATTTTCACCATGGACGCCGACCTGCAGGACGACCCCAAAGAAATCCCGCGCTTCGTGGCGAAGCTCAACGAGGGCTGGGATCTGGTCTCCGGCTGGAAGCGCCGGCGGCACGACCCCTTGAGCAAGACCCTGCCCAGCAAGTTGTTCAACGCCGTGACCAGCCGCGTCTCGGGCGTGCGCCTGCACGATTTCAACTGCGGCTTCAAGTGCTACCGGCGCGAGGTCACCCAGGCGCTACGGGTCTACGGCGAGCTGCATCGCTTCCTGCCGGCCATCGCCCACATGATCGGCTTCCGGGTCACGGAGATGGAAGTGGAGCACCACGCCCGGCCCTTCGGGAAGAGCAAGTACGGCGCGCGGCGCTTCATCAGCGGCCTGCTGGACCTGATGACCGTGGTGGTGACCACGCGCTACATCAAGAAACCCCTGCACTTCTTCGGCGCTCCCGGCCTCTGCTTCGGCTTCGCCGGCGCGCTGATCAACCTCTGGCTGACCTGGCAGAAGCTGGTCTGCGGCCAGGGTCTCTCCAACCGCCCGCTGCTCTTCCTGGGCATCCTGCTGATGATCGTGGGTCTGCAGCTGGTCAGCCTGGGGCTGATCGGCGAGATGATCTCGCGCAGCCAGAAGGAGCCCGAGTACCAGGTGCGCGAGCGGCTGGGCTGA